A genomic segment from Cricetulus griseus strain 17A/GY chromosome 8, alternate assembly CriGri-PICRH-1.0, whole genome shotgun sequence encodes:
- the Nanog gene encoding homeobox protein NANOG isoform X3 → MSVDLPGPHSLPCYGEAEAPNFGDSSPLPEVHGPEENYSCLQVSATELLREETASPCPSSVDLSLQDSPDSSTSSKVKLPGPESAEGTEKKGEDKAHVKRQKIRTVFSDTQLCALRDRFQRQKYLSLQQMQELSAILNLSYKQVKTWFQNQRMKCKRWQKNQWTKTNSNVTQDSAFVEYSSFHSGYLQGFLNTSESLPMWGSQTWTNTWSNQTWTNTTWSKQAWSNETWTNPAWSNQAWTNPTWSNQAWTNQSWCSQACNSQAWNTPFLGEDSLQPYMQCQQNLLASDVEASLEAAGEGHTYFSTPQGLELFLNYSVNTPGE, encoded by the exons ATGAGTGTGGATCTCCCTGGTCCCCATAGTCTTCCTTGTTATGGTGAAGCAGAAGCACCAAATTTTGGTGACTCATCACCACTGCCTGAAGTTCATGGTCCTGAGGAAAATTATTCTTGCTTACAAgtgtctgccactgagctgctccGAGAAGAGACAG CCTCTCCTTGCCCTTCCTCTGTGGACCTATCTCTTCAGGACAGCCCTGATTCTTCTACCAGTTCCAAAGTAAAGCTCCCTGGGCCTGAGTCTGCAGAgggcactgagaagaagggagaggacaAGGCCCATGTGAAGAGGCAGAAAATCCGAACTGTGTTCTCTGACACCCAGCTGTGTGCACTGAGGGACAGATTTCAGAGGCAAAAGTACCTCAGCCTCCAGCAGATGCAAGAACTCTCTGCCATTCTGAACCTTAGCTATAAGCAG GTTAAGACCTGGTTCCAAAACCAAAGAATGAAATGTAAGCGATGGCAGAAAAACCAGTGGACAAAGACAAACAGCAATGTGACTCAG GACTCTGCGTTTGTGGAGTATTCCAGCTTCCATTCTGGCTATCTACAGGGCTTTCTGAACACATCTGAAAGTCTTCCGATGTGGGGCAGCCAGACTTGGACTAACACTTGGAGCAACCAGACCTGGACCAACACAACATGGAGCAAGCAGGCTTGGAGCAACGAGACCTGGACTAACCCAGCTTGGAGCAACCAGGCCTGGACCAATCCAACTTGGAGCAACCAGGCCTGGACCAACCAATCCTGGTGTTCTCAAGCCTGCAACAGTCAGGCTTGGAACACTCCCTTTTTGGGGGAGGATTCTCTGCAGCCTTACATGCAGTGCCAGCAAAACCTCCTTGCCAGTGATGTGGAGGCCAGTTTGGAAGCCGCTGGGGAAGGCCATACATATTTTAGCACCCCTCAAGGCTTGGAATTATTCCTCAACTACTCTGTTAATACACCAGGGGAATAA
- the Nanog gene encoding homeobox protein NANOG isoform X2, with the protein MSVDLPGPHSLPCYGEAEAPNFGDSSPLPEVHGPEENYSCLQVSATELLREETASPCPSSVDLSLQDSPDSSTSSKVKLPGPESAEGTEKKGEDKAHVKRQKIRTVFSDTQLCALRDRFQRQKYLSLQQMQELSAILNLSYKQVKTWFQNQRMKCKRWQKNQWTKTNSNVTQKDSAFVEYSSFHSGYLQGFLNTSESLPMWGSQTWTNTWSNQTWTNTTWSKQAWSNETWTNPAWSNQAWTNPTWSNQAWTNQSWCSQACNSQAWNTPFLGEDSLQPYMQCQQNLLASDVEASLEAAGEGHTYFSTPQGLELFLNYSVNTPGE; encoded by the exons ATGAGTGTGGATCTCCCTGGTCCCCATAGTCTTCCTTGTTATGGTGAAGCAGAAGCACCAAATTTTGGTGACTCATCACCACTGCCTGAAGTTCATGGTCCTGAGGAAAATTATTCTTGCTTACAAgtgtctgccactgagctgctccGAGAAGAGACAG CCTCTCCTTGCCCTTCCTCTGTGGACCTATCTCTTCAGGACAGCCCTGATTCTTCTACCAGTTCCAAAGTAAAGCTCCCTGGGCCTGAGTCTGCAGAgggcactgagaagaagggagaggacaAGGCCCATGTGAAGAGGCAGAAAATCCGAACTGTGTTCTCTGACACCCAGCTGTGTGCACTGAGGGACAGATTTCAGAGGCAAAAGTACCTCAGCCTCCAGCAGATGCAAGAACTCTCTGCCATTCTGAACCTTAGCTATAAGCAG GTTAAGACCTGGTTCCAAAACCAAAGAATGAAATGTAAGCGATGGCAGAAAAACCAGTGGACAAAGACAAACAGCAATGTGACTCAG AAGGACTCTGCGTTTGTGGAGTATTCCAGCTTCCATTCTGGCTATCTACAGGGCTTTCTGAACACATCTGAAAGTCTTCCGATGTGGGGCAGCCAGACTTGGACTAACACTTGGAGCAACCAGACCTGGACCAACACAACATGGAGCAAGCAGGCTTGGAGCAACGAGACCTGGACTAACCCAGCTTGGAGCAACCAGGCCTGGACCAATCCAACTTGGAGCAACCAGGCCTGGACCAACCAATCCTGGTGTTCTCAAGCCTGCAACAGTCAGGCTTGGAACACTCCCTTTTTGGGGGAGGATTCTCTGCAGCCTTACATGCAGTGCCAGCAAAACCTCCTTGCCAGTGATGTGGAGGCCAGTTTGGAAGCCGCTGGGGAAGGCCATACATATTTTAGCACCCCTCAAGGCTTGGAATTATTCCTCAACTACTCTGTTAATACACCAGGGGAATAA